In the Nitrospinota bacterium genome, ACACATCCTGAAAGGGTTCTGACTCGTAGCCAGATAAAAAGATTCTGTTCAAGCATTGAGAGGAGGGTCTTACGTGAACCTGTTTCTCACATTACTGGTATCCAGGAATTCTGGTCGCTAGAATTTGTAGTGAATGAGAAAGTATTGACCCCCAGGCCTGAAACTGAAGTTCTGGTTGAACAATGTTTAGGATTACTGAAGCAAAAATCTTCTCCAACAAACATTCTTGATCTGGGTACAGGGTCAGGTGTCCTCGCGGTTGTTCTGGCACGAGAACTTCCTCAATGCAAAATAACGGCGATTGAAAGTTCAAATCTAGAGGTTGCCAGAAAAAATGCCTTTCTGCATGATGTGGCAGACCGGATTTGCTTTATGGCTGCTGATTTTATGAAAAAGGACTGGCAGGGTCCTTACCACTTGATTGTTTCTAACCCACCTTATATAGAATCAAAAAACATAATTCAATGTATGCCTGAGGTTCGACAATATGAACCGGTCCAGGCTTTGGATGGGGGGCGAGATGGTTTGGACTATTATCGCTATATCATTCCAATGGCATGGAAAAAGCTGCAAATAGGAGGATGGTTGGCTTTGGAAATTGGGCATAACCAGGCGGCTCCAGTAATCGAATTAATGCGAAATTGCTCCGGGTACCAGGATATTCAAGCGGTGCAGGATTATTCCGGTTATGACAGAGTGGTTCTGGCATGCAAAAGGGTTGTTAATGGATAAAATTGTCATAGAAGGAGGCAGACCTTTAGAAGGTATTGTAAAGATAAGCGGCGCCAAGAATGCCGTTCTCCCTGTACTGGCAGCAACACTTTTGACTAGTGGAAGGAATGTTATTAGCGGGATTCCCAAAGTCCGTGATGTGGCAACAATGATTCAGCTCTTGAAAGCTTTGGGAGTTGAAGTCGAAAATAACCAAAAAGAAAAAATTATTCTGGATACGTCCTGCGCGGATAACCCGGAAGCACCCTATGACCTGGTTTCTACAATGCGTGCTTCCTGTTTGGTCCTGGGGCCCTTGTTGGCAAAATTAGGCCGTGCCCGCGTATCTTTACCGGGAGGTTGCGCTATCGGGGAACGTCCTATTGATCTCCATATTAAAGGATTGGAGGCAATGGGGGCAAAGGTACGGTTGGAACAGGGCTACGTTCATGGCGCTGTTGATGTTCTTAAAGGGACTCAATTCTACTTTGACACTGTTTCTGTGACAGGCACTGCGAACCTGATGATGGCGGCATCACTGGCTGAAGGGGAAACCGTATTAGAAAATGCGGCAAAGGAACCAGAAGTTGTGTTTCTTGCTGATATCCTGAATCGGGCCGGAGCAAAAATTACTGGTCAAGGAACAGATATGATCACGATCCAGGGAGTCTCATCGCTGAATCCGATCGAGTGCCATATTTTCCCTGACCGCATTGAAGCAGGCACATATATGGTTGCTGCGGCTATAACTCAGGGGGAAGTCTTGATTGAAAATTGTATTCCGCAACATGTAGAACCCATTATTCTCAAACTGCAGGAAGCTCAGGTTGATGTGGAAGTTGGGGATACTTCGATCCGAGTCCGAGGCGGGCGACCCATAATTGCTGTCAATGCCAAAACCCATCCTTATCCCGGTTTTCCTACAGACATACAGGCTCAGTTTATGGCACTAATGACTTTGTCGCGTGGACAGAGTATTATCATGGAGACAATATTTGAGAATCGGTTTATGCATGTGGCAGAATTAAAAAGGATGGGCGCAGATATTACACTGGATGGACATACTGCGATCATAAATGGAGTGAAAGAGCTTTCAGGGGCTCCCTTGATGGCAACTGATCTGCGAGCCAGCGCGTCACTGGTGCTGGCGGCACTGGCGGCAAAAGGTCAGTCCATAATTTCCCGTGTTTACCATATTGATCGTGGATATGTAAGTATGGAAAAAAAGTTGTCCTCTTTGGGAGCCAGGATAAAAAGAGTTAAATGATTCACTACCGAGGACGCAGAAAACTATGGTTTCCTGGACTAAGTGATTTGCCTGCTTAGTAAAGACATTGCTGGCTTACGCTGGCCGGCGGTGGCATACCGATAACTATTAATTACCAGGGTTATGGATATTTCACGTCCACTTCACAGCCAGGACATCCAAAGCTTTTTGTTATGGATGCCCAACTGGATAGGCGATGTGGTTTTGACATTACCAGTAATACAGTCCTTGCGCCGGGCTTATCCTGTTGCACGGATTTTTGTTGTTGTTAAATCTCCTTCCGATGAACTGCTTCTTGGGCACCCTGCAGTTGACACGGTTTTAACTTTGCCTTCTGGTCCGGAAAACGGATTTTGGGAAAAGGCCAAATTTGCTCGAAGCCTGAAAAAGTATAACTTTGATGTTGGGGTGGTGTTCCCCAACTCCTTTGGTTCTGCGTTTCTATTATTTCTTGCAGGCGCGAAATGCCGTTTGGGCTATAACACGGATGCAAGAGATATTCTTCTCACTCATCCTGTCACTACAACGACACACTTAAAAAAGGCGCAATACCGTGTGGAATATTATTTTAAAATCCTTTCAGATTTGAAACTGGATACTCCCGATTGTGGTTTTGATGCTATTCAGGCACAGGAAGAGGATGTCACGACTCGTGAAGTCTTATTGGATATGGGATTAAATGAAGATGAGGAGTTCATCACCCTTCACCCGGGAACTTCGAAACCTGAGCGAAGCTGGCATGCTGAGAGATTTAGTATATTGTGTCAGAAATTGATTAAGGAAGATGGTATGCGGGTGGTTCTATTAGGCACGGAAAATGAATTGGAATTATTAAACAGGATCAGAAATTTTGGACAATCAGAAGCAATAAAAGTTATTCCCCAGGTTAATTTAAGAGTGCTCACAGGCATACTTAAAAAAAGCCAGATGTTCATTGGCAATGACAGCGGTATGATGCACTTGGCCTCAATGGTTGGAGTTCCAGTCCTGGGAATTTTTGGACCAGGCAGCCCAAATACAACAGGCCCCTATATGCCTCCCGAGAAGCAGGAGACGGTAACTAGAAATTTTTCCTGTTCGCCTTGCAGGCAGAGGTTTTTTAAAGAATGCAAACCTTCCCCTCTCTACAAGCCATATTGCCTTGAAGATATCACTGTAAAGGATGTTCATGAAGGAGTACGCAGACTATTGAAACGAACTTAATATTTATTTTTGGGAAAGCGTGCTTATATTTTCTGACCTTTGGAAATATCCTTTCTTTGCACTGAAAGGCCATAATAATCACGTATCAATTCTTCTTCCATAGTTGTTATGCTCAAGACATCGACGGGAGAAGGTGCATCCAGCATGGACTCTTTTCTCCACTCGGTTTTCACCTTTCCCAAATCCTGTACCTCACAAACCTCAATCGGCAAGACCACTGCTTTTCCACTTACTTTGAGGAATCCACCCAGGTTTATAACCAGGTAAAAACTTTGATAAGTCTGACTATCAACCAGGATGGCATCAATTCTGGCAATTGATTGACCAAATTTATCATAGAGGTAAAACCCAATTATTCGGTCAGTTTTTCTCAGGTTGAATACATTTTCTGTTACATGTTTCAGGGATGTCATGTTTCGATAAGCGGAGATGCTGGGTTAGACTGCAATTATACCAAATATGAGTTCCTGTTTAGCGGTAAACGTGCTTTATGACCTTTATGAAGTGCTGTAATATTATTGTATGCAGAATTGTCCGAGGTGTGATGAAATATTTTCTGGCAATTCAAATTATTGCCCGAAATGCAGCATGGAGTTGACTTTCCCAATAGAACAAAAGGAAGCTCCTGACCTTGTGGTCCTTTGCACGGTGTTAGATGAATCCAAAGCACATATTATGCGAGGGTTTCTGGAAAGCGAGGGCATTCCTTGCCAGTTGGAAAATATATCTTTCCATGCAGAGCCTGCACCCGTTGCAGATCTCATGAAGGTCCGTCTTTGGGTATTACGTGAAGATTTTGAACAAGGTCATCGTTTGCTGAAGGAGCGTGAAAACGTTCAGGTATGCTCAGCTTGCTCGATTGAAGTGGGTGAGCAGGATGAAATTTGCCCACACTGTGGAGAAAAGTTTGATGATTGTTAAGCTTGATTAATTTGTGATTCTAAACTTGAAAATATACCAGATGGCGGCAAAACCATCTTTCCATGTGATTTTCTTTCCTTCCGAGTAGTCTCTTCCACTATAAGAAATAGGGACTTCATAGACCCGAAATTTATTTTTCGCTACCTTGGCGGTAAATTCAGGTTCAAATCCAAAGCGGTTACATTTGAAGGTCAAAGTGTCATTAACTTTGTTTGTGAAGACCTTGTAGCCGGTTTCCATATCGGTAAGGTTCAAATTAGTGAACATGTTTGAGAGGGTAGTTAGAAATTTGTTGCCAAGATAATGCCAGAAAAACAATACCCGATGAGTTCCTCCCTGAAACCGGGATCCATACACCACATCGGCTCTGCCATCAAGAATAGGTTTCAGCAATACTTCGTAATCAACAGGATCATATTCAAGGTCTGCATCCTGTATGATGATGATATCTCCCTGGACTTTCGAAAACCCGGTTCGCAACGCCGCGCCTTTACCCATGTTGTGGTCATGGTAAAGGACCTGAAAATTTTCACGTCCTTCATATTCTTTCAGGATATCTCTTGTCCCATCTGTGGAAAAATCATCAATCAGGATGATCTCTTTAGTGTAATCCACGGCCTCTACTTTGGAGACCAGAGTATTGAGCGTATCGTGCTCGTTATATACCGGTATGACGATGGAAAGTTTAGTCAAGATAAGATTTAAAATAAGGTGTAAATAAAGGGGGCAACGGCACTGCCCTCTGTAAGAACAATAAGAAGGCCCATCAACAGCATGATGAAAACAATGGGTCCAAGCCACCACTTTTTCCGGGTTTTAAGAAAATCGCAGAATTCTGCAATCAAGGAAAATTTATTGTCAGACTTGGATTGTTTGTCCATCATTATTTTCTAAGTTTATTTGCACTCAATAGATTTTAATGCAGGCAAAGCATAAAGTCTAAAACAATTTTATCGGAATTTATTTTCAAAACCTTTAGTCGATTTGTTGAAGATTAACCGAGCACGGAACTTTAGAGGGTAACAGGGTAAGTTTTATTTTTTTGTGGAGAAATGATATTTCCCACCTTTAAGTGAAACGTTTATTTGATCGCCAAACTTGAAATCACCCGTCAAAATTTTCATGGAAATCGGATTTTCTATCTCATTTTCTATCAGACGTTTTAAAGGTCGAGCTCCATAAATCTCAATGTAACCATCCTTTGCGAGTTTGTCGATGGCTTTGGAGTTTACACTGATAGACAAGTTTTTATCATTGAGTCGTTTGTTGAGGTTTTAAATCATTAAGTCAGCAATGGCACGTATATTTTCCTTTGTCAGGGTGTGAAAAACTATCAAATCATCTAGCCGATTGAGGAATTCAGGCTTGAATAGTTTTTTTGCTTCATTGATCACCAGACTTTTGATGATTTCAAACTGTCTGGTGATCTCGGTTTTGGCAAACCCGATCCCTTTGTTGGGTTCAGAAATGGATTTCGAACCAATATTTGATGTGCCAATGATTATGGCGTTTTTAAAGCTGGTAATACGACCATGCGCGTCTGTCAGTCTGCCGTGATTCAGTAGTTGTAGCAGAATATTGAAGACATCGGGATGTGCTTTTTCCAATTTGTCCAGTAGAATTACAGAGTAGGGGGTGTCTGCGGACTTTTTCAGTTAGCTGGCCTCCTTCGTCATATCCGACATAACCGGGTGGCGAGCCAATTATCTTTGATACGGAATGTTTTTCCATGTACTCTGACATGCCGAGTCGAATCAATCTATTTTCATCATCCAAAAGAAATTCTGTCAGGGCTTTTGCCAATTCAGTTTTTCCAAAACCAGGTTCGCCAATAACTACAGGATTGTTTTTTCTTCTTCGGGAGAGTATCTGGATGATACGGTTAATTTCTTTTTCTCTTCCTATGACAGGATCCAAAGCTCCTTTACGAGCCAGTTCGGTTAGGTCCGTAGTGAATTTCTCGAGAATGTCAGATTTACCCTCCGTATCTTTTTCGCTGATGGTTCTTCCCTCACGCATGGTATCGATTTCGCTTCTGACCTTGTCGTAAGTGACTCCCATTTCAGTTAACAGGTCATACATGGGGCCTGTGTTTTTGTCGAAGAAATACAGGAACAATGCTTCGAGCCCAATAAATTTGTCACCTAGCTTTTTTGCCTGGTCCTAGGCTGATTTAAATAAATACTCGGTTTCTTTGGGAACCTGGATATGTCCTATGGCCGAACCCTGGAATTTTGGCTGGTCTTTTTGCAGAGCATAAGTTTGGTCGATGATTTTTTGCGAAAGCTCATTATCATGAGGATAAGTGGCTTCAAGGATTTCTGCGATGATGGAATTCTCTTTTTCTAACAGCCCTAACAAAACAAAGTCCGGTGTCAAGGTATCTTCATGCAGGTTAATCATTTCCATAGAACCTACATTAAGCACTTCGATCACCTTGTTTGTAAAATTTCGAATATGTTGCTGTAGCATAGGGTTGTTTACTGAGTGAGAGTTAATAATGTTTGTATATGGAGTCGAACTGAGCTGCTCAACGCGTCATAGTCGTAGCCGCCTTCAAGCATAGAGAGTACTCTTCCATCGCATACATCCTTTGCAGCATTCATCAGTAATTTTGTCATTTCGCCGAAGCAGTCGGTGGTCAGTTGAATTTGAGCCAAAGGGTCATTTCTATGAGCATCAAAACCTGCTGAAATAATAATCAGGTCGGGTTTGTATCGTTGTATTTCCGGAATCAGTTTGTGTTCTATCGCGGATAAATAGTCATCATCCTCTGAGAAGGCATCCATCGGTAGGTTTAAAGTGGCGCCCAATCCATCACTTGTTCCAGTCTCTCCTTCTGCTCCAGTACCTGGATAGAAAGGGTATTGGTGGGTGCTGCTATAATAGACGGATGCATCATTATAAAACGAATGTTGGGTGCCATTGCCATGATGGACATCCCAGTCAAAAATGAAAACTTTACCCAACCCTTTTTTGCTCTGTGCATAGCGGGCGGCGATTCCCACATTATTGAAGAGACAAAAACCCATTGCATGGTCCTGTTCGGCATGATGGCCCGGTGGCCGGACAGCACAAAAAGCGTTCTGAATACTCCCGTCAACGAGTTTGTCAATGGCGGTTAATCCCGCCCCGGCACTTAACAACGCTGCTTCGTAGGAGTTTGTGGAAATTACTGTGTCAGCGTCTAAATTGCGTACCTCGTTCGCGCAATTCTTTTCAACACTTGCTACATATCCGGAATCATGCACCATGGCGATTTCTTCCGGAGTGGCCTTGCGGGGTTGTATTGGAATAAGGTTATTGTAGAATTCAGAAGACTCCAGCCGGTTTTGGATGGCAGTCAATCGACCGGGATTTTCAGGGTGAGGCTCTGTCTCATGGAGAAGATAAAATGGATCCGATGCATAACCTGTTTTATTCATAATAAGAACTTTCCCATTTCGAAAACTGCACTATCCTTGAAAATATGCTACGAAATTCAAAGCTGTC is a window encoding:
- the prmC gene encoding peptide chain release factor N(5)-glutamine methyltransferase, with translation MEIIEETAMDHCSTLSSLLDWAQQKLLRAEVASPRLDAEILMAAGLDISRTELMTHPERVLTRSQIKRFCSSIERRVLREPVSHITGIQEFWSLEFVVNEKVLTPRPETEVLVEQCLGLLKQKSSPTNILDLGTGSGVLAVVLARELPQCKITAIESSNLEVARKNAFLHDVADRICFMAADFMKKDWQGPYHLIVSNPPYIESKNIIQCMPEVRQYEPVQALDGGRDGLDYYRYIIPMAWKKLQIGGWLALEIGHNQAAPVIELMRNCSGYQDIQAVQDYSGYDRVVLACKRVVNG
- the murA gene encoding UDP-N-acetylglucosamine 1-carboxyvinyltransferase codes for the protein MDKIVIEGGRPLEGIVKISGAKNAVLPVLAATLLTSGRNVISGIPKVRDVATMIQLLKALGVEVENNQKEKIILDTSCADNPEAPYDLVSTMRASCLVLGPLLAKLGRARVSLPGGCAIGERPIDLHIKGLEAMGAKVRLEQGYVHGAVDVLKGTQFYFDTVSVTGTANLMMAASLAEGETVLENAAKEPEVVFLADILNRAGAKITGQGTDMITIQGVSSLNPIECHIFPDRIEAGTYMVAAAITQGEVLIENCIPQHVEPIILKLQEAQVDVEVGDTSIRVRGGRPIIAVNAKTHPYPGFPTDIQAQFMALMTLSRGQSIIMETIFENRFMHVAELKRMGADITLDGHTAIINGVKELSGAPLMATDLRASASLVLAALAAKGQSIISRVYHIDRGYVSMEKKLSSLGARIKRVK
- the waaF gene encoding lipopolysaccharide heptosyltransferase II, whose product is MDISRPLHSQDIQSFLLWMPNWIGDVVLTLPVIQSLRRAYPVARIFVVVKSPSDELLLGHPAVDTVLTLPSGPENGFWEKAKFARSLKKYNFDVGVVFPNSFGSAFLLFLAGAKCRLGYNTDARDILLTHPVTTTTHLKKAQYRVEYYFKILSDLKLDTPDCGFDAIQAQEEDVTTREVLLDMGLNEDEEFITLHPGTSKPERSWHAERFSILCQKLIKEDGMRVVLLGTENELELLNRIRNFGQSEAIKVIPQVNLRVLTGILKKSQMFIGNDSGMMHLASMVGVPVLGIFGPGSPNTTGPYMPPEKQETVTRNFSCSPCRQRFFKECKPSPLYKPYCLEDITVKDVHEGVRRLLKRT
- a CDS encoding DUF2007 domain-containing protein; protein product: MQNCPRCDEIFSGNSNYCPKCSMELTFPIEQKEAPDLVVLCTVLDESKAHIMRGFLESEGIPCQLENISFHAEPAPVADLMKVRLWVLREDFEQGHRLLKERENVQVCSACSIEVGEQDEICPHCGEKFDDC
- a CDS encoding glycosyltransferase family 2 protein, translated to MTKLSIVIPVYNEHDTLNTLVSKVEAVDYTKEIILIDDFSTDGTRDILKEYEGRENFQVLYHDHNMGKGAALRTGFSKVQGDIIIIQDADLEYDPVDYEVLLKPILDGRADVVYGSRFQGGTHRVLFFWHYLGNKFLTTLSNMFTNLNLTDMETGYKVFTNKVNDTLTFKCNRFGFEPEFTAKVAKNKFRVYEVPISYSGRDYSEGKKITWKDGFAAIWYIFKFRITN
- a CDS encoding AAA domain-containing protein, whose amino-acid sequence is MKKSADTPYSVILLDKLEKAHPDVFNILLQLLNHGRLTDAHGRITSFKNAIIIGTSNIGSKSISEPNKGIGFAKTEITRQFEIIKSLVINEAKKLFKPEFLNRLDDLIVFHTLTKENIRAIADLMI
- a CDS encoding AAA domain-containing protein, producing MYDLLTEMGVTYDKVRSEIDTMREGRTISEKDTEGKSDILEKFTTDLTELARKGALDPVIGREKEINRIIQILSRRRKNNPVVIGEPGFGKTELAKALTEFLLDDENRLIRLGMSEYMEKHSVSKIIGSPPGYVGYDEGGQLTEKVRRHPLLCNSTGQIGKSTSRCLQYSATTTESRQTDRRAWSYYQL
- a CDS encoding histone deacetylase translates to MNKTGYASDPFYLLHETEPHPENPGRLTAIQNRLESSEFYNNLIPIQPRKATPEEIAMVHDSGYVASVEKNCANEVRNLDADTVISTNSYEAALLSAGAGLTAIDKLVDGSIQNAFCAVRPPGHHAEQDHAMGFCLFNNVGIAARYAQSKKGLGKVFIFDWDVHHGNGTQHSFYNDASVYYSSTHQYPFYPGTGAEGETGTSDGLGATLNLPMDAFSEDDDYLSAIEHKLIPEIQRYKPDLIIISAGFDAHRNDPLAQIQLTTDCFGEMTKLLMNAAKDVCDGRVLSMLEGGYDYDALSSSVRLHIQTLLTLTQ